GCGAGGAGGCTCAGCACGTCGTCGTCCACGTGCGCGTCATTCGGCGGCACCCTCCACCTCCCATCGGTTCCGCAGCCTGGCCAGGCTGCGCCGGACGTGACTCTTCACGGTGCCCAGCGGCAAGTCCAGGCGCCGCGCGATCTGCTCGTGCGTCAGGTCGTCGTAGAACGCGAGCCGCAGGATGGTCCGCTGCGGGTCGCCCAGGCGGTCCAGCTCGTCGCGGACCACCACGCGGTCGACCACCCGGTCGTCGTGCCCCGGCGCCGTCCCGGTGGCCTCGGCTGACGCCGACGCGCCCGCCGCCACCTCGAGCCGGCCGTCGCGGGCCCGGCGGGCGTGCGCGTCAGCGACAGCGTGCCGTGCGATGCCGACCAGCCAGGCGGGCAGTCGTGACCTCGTCGGGTCGAACCGGGTCCGGCTGCGCCACGCGTCCACGAACACCTGCTGGGTGACGTCCTCGGCCTCTGCGACGCTGCCGAGCGAGCGCAACGCGATGGTGTGCACGATCGTCGCCCAGCGCCGGTAGGCCTCCCGGACGGCAGCCTCGTCACCGGCGGCGAAGGACGCGCCGAGCGCCGAGACGCCGTCGTCGATCTCCATGCCCACCGGCCCCGACGACCCGGACGACGGGTCGGGCGGGGGGACTGCCACCGCCACGGACGACTCCTCACCCGCCGTCAGGACCCGCGCTCGCTGCTGCACGGTCAGCCGCCTTCGGGGACAGCCGTGACGACGACGTTCTCCGCATAGTGGCCGACGTCGCGGTCGAACGCACCTCCGCAGGTGACGAGCACCAGCCGGGACGAGCCCTCGCGGCTGAACCACTCGCCCACCGGGGCGGTGTCCTTCGGCACCCGGACGACGTCCCGCACGCTGTACTCGTGATCGCTCCCGTCCGCGGTGGTGACGACGATCTTCGCGCCGGGGGCCACGTCGTGGAGCCGCGCGAAGGGGCCGATGCCGGTGCTGAGCGAGTCGACGTGCGCGGCGATCAGGGTGGAGCCCTCCGGCGCGGCCGGGGCGGGGCCGTACTCGTACCAGGCGGCGACGTCCGCGCTGTCCGGCAGCTCCATGTCGCCTTCGGGGGCGACGCCCACCGCCTCGACCGGCATGTCGATCTCCAGGTCTGGCACCTGCACGCGCACGGGAGGGACGACGGCTGGGGCCGTGCTGGCGCCCAGGCCCGCGTCGGCCACCGGCACGGAACCGTCACCGGCAGGCGGCGGGGTCGATGCCGTGGCTGACGGAGCGGCGGCTCCCGACTCCGACGTGCCCGCGGGGGCGCCGCCGCACGCCGTGAAGGCGCCGAGGGCCACCAGCGCCACCGCGAGGGAGCGCGCCGCCCCCCTCCGGCGCCCAAGGATGGCGGCGCGGAGCGCCGCGGCCCGGGGGCGGACGGCTCGCGCCGCCTCATCCCCCCGGGCCGGGCGGTCCTGCGCCGAGGTGGGCACGATCAGCGGTCGTCCTTCGCCGGCGCGACCTGGCGTCGCGCGACCGTGAGGACACCGGCGCCCAGCAGCGCGAGCACCCCAGCCGCGATCATCCACGGCTGCGTGCCGGAGTCGTCCACCAGGCCGGCCTGGCCTGCCTGGACCCCCGACGGGTTGCTGTGCAGCCCGCCCACCACCTGGGTGGCGAGGGCCAGCGTGGAGGGGTCCGAGGTGGCGTTGCCCCACGCGTAGACGATCGTGTTCGAGCCCTCGGCGACGTTCACGTCCGCCGGGCCGAGCAGAGCCGGCTCCGTCGTTCCCGCCGCGACGACCGTGGCCGACACCGTGCCGGCGGGCAGGTCGAGGGACTGCTCGTTCGGGTTGGTCAGGTTGGTGACGACCGGCTGCCCGGCCGCCAGGACGTCGACCGCCGGAGCGGCGGCGACGTGACGGACCGTGAGCCTGCCCTGGCCGGCCGCGGTGGGCGACGTGTCGTTCGTGAACAGCGTCGCGGTGGGCGACCCCGCCGTGTCGAGGTGCGCGACGGCGGTGTAGTTGCCGCCCGCGTCGAGCGGCAGGTCGACCGGGCCGATGGCCGGGGAGCTCGCGTCCGTCGCGTCCGCGGCCGTGATGGCCACGGTGTACGTGCCCGCGGGAAGGTCGAGCGGGCCGGCGAGGCTGCCGGGCGTGAAGTCGTCGATGGTGCGCTCGCCGTTCACCCACACGTCCACGGTGAGGCCGGGCACCCCGTGCAGCACCGAGAGCTGGGCGTTGTCGCCGGTCGCGGCCTGTGCGGGCACGGCGGCGAAGGTCAGTGCAGCAACGGCGATCGTTCCGGCTGCTGCTGCGAAGGGTCGTGCTCGCATGGCGTCCTCCAGGTTCGGCCCGCGGAGCGGGCAGTGTCGTGCTGACACCTGTACTTCCGACTGAGGCCTGCCGGTGGATGCACCCGAGGCCACCGTCTTGTCACGCGGCTCGGTCTGGGGGACGCGACCGTCCGGCCGGAGGCGCGACCGCCCGACGAGCAGGGCGCGGCGTCCCGACAGAAGATGAGGGCATGACGCCTCAGCAGGTCTGGTTGGTCACCGGCGCTGGTCGGGGTCTGGGCGTGCACATCGCGCAGGCGGCCTTGGCCGCAGGGCACGCGGTGGTCGCGACCGGACGCAGACCGGAGTGGGTCGCGCGGGCGGTCGGCGCATCCGAGAACCTGCTCGCGCTCAAGCTCGACGTGACCGACCGGGCCGACTCACAGGCAGCCGCGCAGGCAGCGGTGGACCGGTTCGGGCGGATCGACGTGCTGGTGAACAACGCAGCCAACTTCAAGGCCGGGTTCTTCGAAGAGGTCACCCCCGAGGACTTCCGGGCCCAGATCGAGACCACCTTCTTCGGCACGGTGAACGTCACGCGTGCT
The sequence above is a segment of the Cellulomonas chengniuliangii genome. Coding sequences within it:
- a CDS encoding RNA polymerase sigma factor, translated to MEIDDGVSALGASFAAGDEAAVREAYRRWATIVHTIALRSLGSVAEAEDVTQQVFVDAWRSRTRFDPTRSRLPAWLVGIARHAVADAHARRARDGRLEVAAGASASAEATGTAPGHDDRVVDRVVVRDELDRLGDPQRTILRLAFYDDLTHEQIARRLDLPLGTVKSHVRRSLARLRNRWEVEGAAE
- a CDS encoding class F sortase; the encoded protein is MPTSAQDRPARGDEAARAVRPRAAALRAAILGRRRGAARSLAVALVALGAFTACGGAPAGTSESGAAAPSATASTPPPAGDGSVPVADAGLGASTAPAVVPPVRVQVPDLEIDMPVEAVGVAPEGDMELPDSADVAAWYEYGPAPAAPEGSTLIAAHVDSLSTGIGPFARLHDVAPGAKIVVTTADGSDHEYSVRDVVRVPKDTAPVGEWFSREGSSRLVLVTCGGAFDRDVGHYAENVVVTAVPEGG
- a CDS encoding DUF4397 domain-containing protein produces the protein MRARPFAAAAGTIAVAALTFAAVPAQAATGDNAQLSVLHGVPGLTVDVWVNGERTIDDFTPGSLAGPLDLPAGTYTVAITAADATDASSPAIGPVDLPLDAGGNYTAVAHLDTAGSPTATLFTNDTSPTAAGQGRLTVRHVAAAPAVDVLAAGQPVVTNLTNPNEQSLDLPAGTVSATVVAAGTTEPALLGPADVNVAEGSNTIVYAWGNATSDPSTLALATQVVGGLHSNPSGVQAGQAGLVDDSGTQPWMIAAGVLALLGAGVLTVARRQVAPAKDDR